CCATGATCGCCTCATCTCCCACCACCACCCGCACGCCCGGCCACGGCTCCACTACCCCCTGAGCTGAATGGCCGTCCACGTCGTaccacccctcctcctcctcctcctcgccacgGCCCTCCCGTACACCGCCCTCGCCGTTTTCTCCCCGGATTTCTCCTTCTTCCTCGCGTGCGGCGCAGGCGCGGACGTCCCCTTCCCATCCGACAACCCCACGCGCACCTTCGTGCGGGACGACGGCTACCTCTCGCAAGGGCGCCCCGCCGCGGTGTCTGCCAGTGCCAGCTCCGGCGCGGCCTCCAACCCTCTGTACGCCGCCGCGCGCGCCGACAGCTCGGCCTTCTCCTACCGCCTCGCGTACCCCGCCACGGCGGGCGCGTCGTCGTTCCTCGTCCTGCGCCTCCACTTCTTCCCGTTCGtccccgcctcctcctccaccagCCTTTCCTCCGCGCGCTTCACCGTCTCAGTCCTCGACGCCTACGCCCTCCTGCCTACCTTCTCGCCGCCGGTCGCCGGCGTCGTCAAGGAGTTCTTCGTCCCGCGCGACGGGTCGAAAGATTTCACCATCAGGTTCACCCCGGACGCCGGCTCCTCCGCGTTCGTCAACGCCGTCGAGCTGTTCTCGGCCCCGCCGGAGCTGCTGTGGAACAACACGGCGGTACCGGTGGACCCCGTGGGGAGCAATGACCTGCCCGAGTGGCCGCTGGACGCGCTGGAGACGGTGTACCGCCTCAACGTCGGCGGGCCCATGGTGACCAAGGAGAACGACACGCTCTGGCGGACGTGGCTTCCCGACGGCCCCTACCTCTTCGGCGCCCCCGGGCAGTCGGTTGTGAACAGCACCTCCAGCCCGATCATGTACGACCCGTCCAACGGTTACACACAGGATGTGGCGCCGGACGTGGTGTACAGGACGCAGCGCGCGGCGAACGTGACGGACCTCCTGGTGGCGACAACGCCGGGCCTGAACTTCAACGTCACGTGGACGTTCCCGGCGGAGCAGGGGTCCCGCTACCTCGTCCGCCTCCACTTCTGCGACTATGAGGTGGTCAGCTCCGTCGTCGGTGTTGGCATCGTCTTCAACGTCTATGTCGCGCAAGCCATCGGCACTCCAGCCCTCTCGCCAAAGGATCGGGCGAGGCAGTCGAACGAGGCCTTTTACATGGACTACGCGGCCAGGGCGCCGAGAGCCGGGAACCTCACCGTCAGCATCGGCTGGTTGCGGCAAAGCAGCGGAGGCGGCATACTCAACGGGCTGGAGATCATGAAGCTGCAATCCGCCGACCCGAGCTTGACGGTGTCGCACGGCCTGACGAAGagaagcatcatcatcatcgtgcTCGCGACGGTGCTCGGCGCCGCCGTCCTTGCGTGCGCGGTGCTCTGCTTTTTCGTCGTGCGGCGGACGAAGCGGAGGCAGGTGGCGCCGCCGGCGTCGACGGAGGATAAGGAGAGCACGCAGCTGCCGTGGTCACCGTACACGCAGGAAGGCATCTCCGGCTGGGCCGACGAGTCGACGAACCGGTCCAGCGAGGGCACCACCGCCAGGATGCAGAGGGTGAGCACCAAGCTGCACATCTCGCTGGCGGAGCTCAAGGCCGCCACGGACAACTTCCACGACCGCAACCTCATCGGCGTCGGCGGGTTCGGCAACGTGTACAAGGGCGCGCTCGCCGACGGCACGCCCGTGGCGGTGAAGCGCGCCATGCGCGCCTCCAAGCAGGGCCTGCCGGAGTTCCACACGGAGATCGTGGTGCTGTCCGGCATCCGGCACCGCCACCTCGTGTCGCTCATCGGCTACTGCAACGAGCAGGCAGAGATGATCCTGGTGTACGAGTACATGGAGAAGGGCACGCTGCGGAGCCACCTGTACGGCGGCTCCGACGACGAGCCGCCGCTCTCGTGGAA
This genomic window from Aegilops tauschii subsp. strangulata cultivar AL8/78 chromosome 4, Aet v6.0, whole genome shotgun sequence contains:
- the LOC109736168 gene encoding probable receptor-like protein kinase At5g24010, which produces MAVHVVPPLLLLLLATALPYTALAVFSPDFSFFLACGAGADVPFPSDNPTRTFVRDDGYLSQGRPAAVSASASSGAASNPLYAAARADSSAFSYRLAYPATAGASSFLVLRLHFFPFVPASSSTSLSSARFTVSVLDAYALLPTFSPPVAGVVKEFFVPRDGSKDFTIRFTPDAGSSAFVNAVELFSAPPELLWNNTAVPVDPVGSNDLPEWPLDALETVYRLNVGGPMVTKENDTLWRTWLPDGPYLFGAPGQSVVNSTSSPIMYDPSNGYTQDVAPDVVYRTQRAANVTDLLVATTPGLNFNVTWTFPAEQGSRYLVRLHFCDYEVVSSVVGVGIVFNVYVAQAIGTPALSPKDRARQSNEAFYMDYAARAPRAGNLTVSIGWLRQSSGGGILNGLEIMKLQSADPSLTVSHGLTKRSIIIIVLATVLGAAVLACAVLCFFVVRRTKRRQVAPPASTEDKESTQLPWSPYTQEGISGWADESTNRSSEGTTARMQRVSTKLHISLAELKAATDNFHDRNLIGVGGFGNVYKGALADGTPVAVKRAMRASKQGLPEFHTEIVVLSGIRHRHLVSLIGYCNEQAEMILVYEYMEKGTLRSHLYGGSDDEPPLSWKQRLEICIGAARGLHYLHCGYSENIIHRDVKSTNILLGTDDGGSTGGGAIIAKVADFGLSRIGPSLGETHVSTAVKGSFGYLDPEYFKTQQLTDRSDVYSFGVVLFEVLCARPVIDQSLDRDQINIAEWAVRMHGEGKLDKIADARIAGEVNDNSLRKFAETAERCLADYGADRPSMGDVLWNLEYCLQLQETHVNRDAFEDSGAVATQLPADVVVPRWVPSSTSLLMMDDADEAGLSMTELADSQVFSQLNARGEGR